gctctaccggctgctaagacttctcctaagcaacctttgtgaaggctccctcttgtgtgtttattttgactcatgtatatgtacatatttgtagcttatcggggatatcaataaataagttttccttcatttcaacgtactgtgttaaatacaccaaagccttcttcgttaagttctttgaattttcttttgttgaagcttgtatgttgaagctttctgagtggagcatgtaggttggggtagtgttcccttaattttccgagtgaggaaaacttctcggttggagacttggaaaatccaagtcactgagtatgatcggctatatgaatcatagaacgccattgtgctcgatcctgtgtcatgtccttcgttagatccaagtactctaagtcttttcttagagtctcttccaaagttttcctaggtcttcctctaccccttcggccctgaacctctgtcccatagtcgcatcttctaatcggagcgtcagtaggccttctttgcacatgtctaaaccaccgtaaccgattttctctcatctttccttcaatttcggctactcctactttaccccggatatcctcattcctaatcttatcctttctcgtgtgcccacacatccaacgaagcatcctcatctccgctacacccattttgtgtacgtgttgatgtttcaccgcccaacattctgtgccatacagcatcgccggccttattgccgtcctataaaattttcccttgagcttcagtggcatacggcggtcacataacacgccggatgcactcttccacttcatccatccagcttgtattctatggttgagatctccatctaattctccgttcttttgcaagatagatcctaggtaacgaaaacggtcgctctttggtatttcttgatctccgatcctcacccctaactcgttttggcctccatttgcactgaatttgcactccatatattctgtctttgatcggctacAAGAATATCATGGAGCATGGTAAAAATGAAGTTAAAGATAATTCAATCAAATTGATTCTCATTTTCTATGTATAAGAGTTAGAGAGTTAAGCagaaataaacataaacagtgAGAGAAAGATAGAAAAAGAATATTAATGATATATAATTCCAATATATAAGGTCTATGAGTCATCTCATATAAAGGGAATGTAATAAAGCATCAAAGATCCCGAAAGCGGCTAGAAAATAGAAATTTCTATCCGCCCGCATGGTAGCGATCCAACCAAAGATTTTTATTCTATTGAGCCCCCCCACATGGTAGCGATCCAACCAAAGATTCTTATTCTAGTGGGGACGGCTACCGTACACGCCCTTTGACGGCGAGCTACCCTCGCCTTCCTCATCTATAGGCATTTCTATCCGCCCGCGCGTCTCGTGACTGTAATGGTTGGGGTTGGCTCTGCTCGCCGGTGCTTAATGCATTCAATCTTACTTGGGTCTACTGCAACCCCTTTAGCTGTAATGACATGCCCCAAATATTCTGCACTTGGACTTCCCTGGAAATTAGTAACTGAACCTGATTCCCTATGGGCCTCGATTCTGGGAAGCAAGTATCTGAACAACTCTTTCTTCAATTGTGAAGCAAATTCTAAGTCATCCTAAATTTTCATATTATCTCAAAATAATTCGAAAAATCAATTAATAAATGCCAACGAAACCAATAAGACAGACCAATTCTCCTATTTTCTTTAAACTATAAGAAAAGCAATGGAGAATCTTTTAAAGAAAGATACCATTCTATCAGTTTCAACTACACAGAAAAAAAACTCATAAAATAAATTTGTTATTTAACTGGATTTGACTCTCCTCAGAACAAGTTGCTTTAGAGATAAGCAGTAAAAAGGACTAAGAACTATAAACAATTTGTACCGTAAGTGCAGCCAACGGGGACCCATCAAAAGCAGAAAGAACCAGCTCACTCTTTAGAAAAGCTTCATAAAGTTTCCGCTACACCATATAAATGATCAACTTAAGAAATATACAAATAATACCTGAAACTACTTGGAAGGATTAAAAGAATATCATGGAGCATAGCAAATCAAACCTGACAGCCCGTCAATCTCAACCAAACAATGATCTCGTTCTTTTTAGAAAGTTTGGCACTTGTTTGGTCATTGTCTTCATTAAATACCTCACTCTTTAAGCGACGCAGAAAAAAAGGTTTAATACGTTCTCTTAGTTCCTGTAGTAAAATGTAACAGATATTTATCGTTAATACTATCAGACATCATAGGAACATAGTTTGCAGCAGTATATAACAAGTAATATTATCAGACTACTGAAATAGTGAAGAATttagaataaataaacaatcaTGAGTAAAACTGCATTCAAATGATCAGCGTATAAAGACTTCCCATTTACAAACACATAATATCTTGTATGCTTGCAAAGTCACCAATGAATTTTGCCTATTTCTACAATGCATCAGTTAGGTTCAATGAAAACATGATTAGATttctaaatttaaatttaaatcgTAGCTGGCAAAGCATTAAGATTCAAACAATCTAAGATTCTAATATTTCCAAAAGTGTTTGATTCTATAATTTGTCTGCTAAACTAACAGAAAAGGACACCTGAAATGTTCGACATAGGTTACTGTCATCAAACAATTAGAAACTTTTAAGAGTGAGACTGAGGCCAAAATAAAACCGTATCATACACTGATTCCTATTGGTCTAGCGTCACTACAGCTACATTGAATAACTAGATACAGGAGATACAGGATATACAACATAAATAAACAACTGAAACAATATGGTCCATAACATTGTAATATAGACACCAAAAAGAAATTTCATGATATCAGGTCACACAAAGCATATTAAAACATTTATGGTATCATTACCTTTGCAACCGTTGAACCAATACGCTTTTCCCTATCCGAAGCATTTTTCTCATTTCCACGAAGAATGAGAGACTCAAACTGTTccttaaaactgaaaaaaaaaaaaaaaattccgagAGTTTTATACAGAAACAGATAAATAACTCAAGGCAACCAGCACGGGGAGGAAATTATTACCATTTCTTATCTCCCAGTAGCTCAGGGCAACAGAAGTTGAATAAGGCCCACAACTCCTATTTTAGACATAAAAAGTACAAAGAATCAACAAATTATGTCTAGGTTTTTGTTTAAGacataaaaaatgtaaaaaggaATACTATGGCACAACCGAACCTGACCTTCAGATTATTTTGCAATGGCGTGCCGCTTACAATAATGCGATGGCCACAAGGTATCTCAAGCAAACTTTTGGCTCTTTGTGTACTAGGGTTCTTTATGAGATGCCCCTGAGATATAAATAGGTCCATCTTATCATTATGCAAGGAAATAAAGTTCTTACACAAATAAATTAGGTTGTTTCATGCACTTTTCAGATAAAGAAATCTGGTTTCTCATAGGCAACTAAGTACATTACAAGTATAATTTGATGTGTTGGATGCGTGTGAGTACCAGAGTGTGCACATTCAACTGAGGCAAGCAAGGAAATTGATTGGATGAAACATCACGGCGTGAAATTTTTCAAATGTACAAACTAAGTAACACAAGATCATTTTGTTAATAATTTCAAAGGTATCTATATATCTGAAAGAGGAATTGCTTGAAAGTATCTgtaaaagcaataaaatttCTTGAAAAGATGATACTTCTAAAATAGTTACGGAAATACTAAACAATCAATAATTCACCAATTAAACATGCATGTTTTATCATAGTATATCCCTGATCAATATGTGACGTATACAAGGAAACAAGGCTTCTCTTAGACGGGACCCTGCACTATGGTATGTGAGAGGCCGGTTGAGTACTCGAAATGACTAATAAGCTTTCTTTTGCATGACGATAATTAATAGAAGCTATAATGTCCCTTAGAAAAAACATAACAGTCAATTACTCAAAGAAAGTAGCATATGTAttctcacctcatcaagtatcATATAATCCCATATGATATCTTCTCTTCCATCATCAAGAACATAGTCATCCCCTCTTAAAGATTTTGAGTTAACCCGCACAATATCATAAGTTGTGAGAAGAATGCCTTTGTCCTATGAGAAAAGCAATGAACAGTGAAGACAGAATCATATGGAATTTAAGCATAGTTcttattttaaaagcaaaaaAAGTGCAGCCAAAGTCATACTACAAGTTTACTCAAACTACATTAGTTAAATAATCTGGATGCATCGTTATGCTTCATTCTGTGGTAATTAAAGATTTTAATGGTTGCATCAGCTTCTCTCCATTCCtatatacatgttgaattcaaaagaaaaaagggcaTCTGCATAGTTAAACATGTTGTTTGCTAATAAATATATTGCATCTCAGATGTTCATGGAATTTGTTTGCGGTTTCTGAGTTTTTTCTGTGTTTTGGGTTGGTCTTCTTGACCAACCTCTTTGTTGCCTTTCTCTACTCTTCATAGAATCGTTCTTTATGATTAAAGAAACAATGTTGACTGAttttgatttgacaaaaaagacACATCAATCACCTGATGTATTTATATTATAGAGGAATTACCTGAAGTACATACTGAAGCTCATATTTTCGAGCTTTAGCGCAAGTCCCATAGTATCTACATAGACGCACAAGCAACTGATTACAGATTGGCTTTCTTACATACATGATACTTGAGAAATTAATCATATAAAACAAGACCAAGTAGCCTCACTCTCTTATCTTATCAGCAAGACCCACAGATGATAATTCTTTAATCCAATGGGAAAGCAGTGTTTTAGGGGCCACAACCATAACTCTTTTAATCAACCGTGAATGAAATAATCCTGCTACGAAGCTACAAATCTGTAATAAGATTAAACCAGTACCTATGAATtacacaaaagaagaaaaaagacacCAAAGTAATATATCTGTTAAAGTATCCTCTTTCATTACCTGCATCGTTTTGCCCAAGCCCATGTCATCACCCAAGATTCCACCCTTCCCCTGACAATGCAAAGACCATAGCCACTTTAGGCCATCACGTTGATGTGGAAACAACATTGTCGCAATCTTCCCAGGCAACTTGTAAGTAGATGTGAGACCATTCAAAGTAATAGAACTATCAGTCACCAGAGCACAATCATCAGTAGAATCATCGATCACAATAAGCTCATCAGATTCATAGAACTCTTTAACAATACCACTCTGCCTCCCTGATTCTTTAACTATCTTATTGTCACTCAAAAATACACAGCCATCCTCAACACCAACCTCGCTTTTTACGACTTTAGGAACAAGAGGACAGGCCAcagtttttggtttttcatCCACCCATAaagtttctcttttcttttgacCATCATGTTTCATAGCCAGGCTGCCTTGTTGAGGTTCACTCGGCAAATAAGCATCTGTCTCCTTGCCTTTGGTTTTAGACACATTAGAACCTTCAACCATGTCCGCTTTTCTGGCACCCCTCCTCTCAATTGACAGTAACTCAAGCCTCGAGCTCAAGTCATCAAGAATATCCCTAATCTCATTCCCGCCACCATTGGCACTAGTCTTGCTCGGATTTTTTTTCAGAACTTCCGGTGATTCATAATCAGCAATGCCCGAAACGTTGGGCTCATCAAGCACTGGTTGTTTATCAGCATGATCACTGTCAGCCCGATAAGAAACTTTACAAAGACGGCGTCTACCTTCAATCTTAACCTTTGaaggtttttcttcttctagaaTTGAtaccataaacaaaaaaaaacaaaaaaacaaaatgtaaggaaaaaaaaaatcaaacaatttggggTTTTGCAGTCACACGAGCATTTAATCAAACAGATAGTGGGCAAGAGAAGAGCGATTACCAGGAGAAGAATCAAAATCAGCGAGTGAGAAATGAGGAAGGTTGTGAACCCTTTGGCCTTCGATCGGTGGCTTCACCTCCTCCATTTCCCCTTTATCGCCCTCTGCTGATaacccaacaaaaaaataacaaaataaaattaacgaaaaataaatataataatgaAAAATTAAGGAGGGAAGAGAGTAAAGTGGTTAATAGGGTTAATAATACCGGCGGGTGTGGAAGAAGGATTGGCAGCAGcagcaggaggaggaggagagaggaggTCTTGAAGGAGGCGATAGTGGCTGTCGTTTAGACTCTCTGGTTTTTTGCCGCCTTTCCTCTCCTCCGCCatttcaaaagtaaaatacgacaactttttaaattttatttttcgtttttaaTGTTTGCGGTCTTTCCATACATGGAGCTTTTCATTTCACGCTTTTGAGTGCCACTTTCAAATTTGAACGTTTGTAATTTGCACAATTTTTAATGTGGTATTCatctatattttgttttttttacaaaCATATCGTAAGTTTTGCATTTACATAGTAAAACCTTAATAATTTAAtgtttaataaattaataacctTCATTAAATAACATGCTTAATTAATAATTTGCTAATTATAATATAATACATTATACATCAAAACAATATAGTATATTTTTACTGtacaatttatttaaaaaattataatataaattttacttaattaaataaatacatCGATTAGcttataaaacaaaaatctaaataCAATAACAAGCTTTAAAAGTATTGAATGCATCAAAGTACAGTTACAAAAGTTTATGAAAAGACGCAATTTGTTGTTTGGTAGATGTTTGGCTGGAAAAAAGTgcttttatatttaattatttataaatatattactTTATGATCTTTAAATATAGATTGTAATTAGACAAAGGCAAATATTACTTTGTTTTTGGTCGAATGGAATCTGAATTCTtgtcggattctctttgtgaggattttaaaaattcgTGAATCATATTCGTCcatcgtatatcatgcggttataaattatttaaaattaattacaaaaaaatacctgacaaaaactaatcgtacgatatacgatgaacatacGCAAGTTACAAATCCCTATgatcctcaccaaaagaatCCAGAGATGATccagtactgtttactttaacgaaaaaggacatttttactctaaaaaatcacttctggtactattcactcgCAATacctttttgtcattttgattaaaactcaaagttttcaaactctttttattagttttcctttatataagtggtgaaaaGAGAGGAATAGAGAGTAAAGTAGGTTCCGCTTATCACCTATAATTAATACCATTATATTTGCCAACTATTGAATGGCTGCAATTGccttaattaattttgaattcgGTTGCCATTTATTTGAATTTGCTCCTGCTAATTGAATTATTTTGAGGTGCTCCAGCGTGAGAGCATTTTTAATGCAAGATAAAAACCGGGCccactattttttcttttttttatgacAAAAGTAATGATTTAAAATGATTACTTCTAAGTTCTAGCTAATTTTGAAACATTGGTTATAAAATTATCTCCCTTGGAGAGAAGCAAAATGAGAAATGTAAAAATCATATTGAAAATTGAATTACAATTGAAACACGCATTAATCTAACACATATAATATCTCATTTGCATCTTTGAGAGATGTGAATACTGAATGCGAATTATAATCAAATGGACAAGCATAAATTTGAGATCTTATGTAAcagaaaaaaattttaaaaaaaattttaaaaaaagaatGAGATTCCGGTAATAAAAGTTTCAACtatagaaaaagaaataagaGGAAGCCTTCTTTTCAATTATTTATTCATGCAAACACTTATTCATACAACTCTTTTTGTCCCAATCACTTCTGCCAAATGTACATAAGATCCCATCGATCCTTAGATTCGTCGAAAGAAAACGCTCTGGTTTGTTTGATTCTCCACCAACACTTGTCTCCGAATCGCTCATCATCTCGTTGAGCTTTGTACACATCAAAGCTTCCATAGACATTTTGCCACCACATGTAGCAATAGAACAATGTGTTTGGGAAGAGAGCATTGGACTTGAATTCCCAATGGAAAGAGTTCTCAAACGAGAGGTTGTGTTTGCCAAGATCGTCGTCGTTGGATTGGCAATGAAGAGTTAGGACAATATTTGGTTATGTTCACGACTCGTTTTGGGACGTTCATACCCAAAGTATCAAAAGCCAAACCGCATTCTGTTAACAACAAGAGCAATGATAAGATCATAATCAATGCTACGGAAGCTTTGGTCATTGCTTTTGGACGTGTGTATGTCCTAATGATTCaccctttatattttttttattcaccctttatatattttatcaaGGAAACGCTAATTACCAAAAAGAATAAATTAAACAGAAATGAATTTGTCTAGAAAATCAAATGTATACATCATCTATTTTTCTCTAATTGACTGATAAATCCTAATTAATTGCAAAGATTAATTTCTTTATCGTCCTGGTACGTTATCCAATTTCAAATGACTGGATAGAATAacaacaataattattatttattacgCAATTAAGGACAACTTTATCAGGCATAATATTTTCTACCAATTCAAGGTAATGTGCTATATGGGCACAGAGGCCTCATAACCAACCTCATTTTATGTTTGGGTTGGGTCAACCCATTGTACAttaataatatttaaataaactaaaatcAGAAACCCAATATACAAATCATACAAGTCTTTATGTTAAAGAACTCATCAACTTGGAATTCGTTTCTTTGCCACATGATTACAACTCCTTCCAGAATTTAAatattattctattttttttttgtacagttCATCGGTGGGAATAGCGAAGGGAGCTATCCCGTATATTCTTGGGTTTACAATCCTAGTGCTTATCGGGCGCAACTTTATCATGATTGAGAGTGCATTCATAGCTGATATGAAGTTCACTGTGTTTTTATGTTATAAAAACACAGTAGCTTTGTTTGCTCTACTTATAGCGGTACTCTACAGCAGACAAAGACCTCCGGTTCGCAAGGGTTGTCTCTTAGCTTGGATCATTTGCTTGATCGTATACTCATATTCAAGTAAGTACCCTAtcttaaattaaaattgaaaaacaaatcatttatattttaaggattaattatttttcatttaacATGCCATTTTTTGGGCAACTTGCTGTGTTTGCTGGACTACAAGTCACGCCAGGCAGTTTCTCTAGCTGTATTATCGTAGTTCGCCCGGCCTTGACATTCATAGTCTCATGGTATCGCGGGTATGTTCTAAACTATTGGATATTGTCATTTACAActcatttaatttttgttaataaaatatttaaatttgattatcATTTTTCGAGTTACAGGTCGGAGACGGTTCACATTCATAACAGACGTAGTCAAGCAAAATTGATGGGGGTGTTGATAGTGATCAGTGGAGCCATAGTTGTAGCCTGATTGATGGCCCCACCATCTCTATTGCGCACGCCTTCACTATTAATAACCACCCTTACAAGCTATCTAATAATTGGGTGAGATGTCTACTGTTAGTTGTGATTTCAGTGATCTTTTCGGTATGTACAACTTGTTGATGGTAAACGTGCttactttttgtttgtttttattgattgTGCTTGTTTTATGTTCGTATCAAGCCAACCTGTTGTACATCTATAATCTAGAAGTatatatttaaagaaacaaaaattaaaaacctgaTATGCATTTCATATTAACTATTTACACCAATCTCTAACCCATTGATTTGTCTCATTTTGTTAGTACATTTGTACTCATTTTATGTTTGGGTTGGGCCAACCCATTGAACAttaataatatttaaataaactaaaatcAGAAACCCAATATACAAATCAATCTTTATGTTCAAGAATTCATCAACTCGGAATTCGTTTCTCTACCACATTATTACAACTCCTtccggaatttaaattttattctattttttttttttgtatagttCATTGGCGGGAAGAGTGAAGGGATCTATCTCATATATTCTTGGGTTTACAATCCAAGTGGTTATCTAGCGCAACTCTATCATGATCAAGAGCGCGTTCAGAGCTGATATGAAGTTCAATGTGTTTTTGTGGTATAAAAACACAGTAGCTTTGTTTGCTCTACTTATAGCGGCACTCTACAGTAGACAGAGACCTTCGGCTCCCAAGGGTCGTCTCTTAGTTTGGATCATTTACTTGGCCATATTCGAGTAAGTACCCTAtcttaaattaaaattgaaaaacaaatcaTTTATATTTTAAGGATTAATTATATTTCATTTAACATGCTATTTTTGGGGCAACTTGCTGTGTTTGTTGGACTACGGTTCACGCCGGCTAGTTTCTCTAGCTGTATTATCGTAGTTCGCTCGGCCTTGACGTTCATCGTCTCGTGGTATCGCGGGTATGTTCTAAACTATCGGATAATTGTCATTTACAActcatttaatttttgttaataaattatgttgatgcacaaaatcagcgaagactttggtacaacagaaagtgtcaggttttgtgaccttcgcttggttgcttggttgcttcagtcactagtgaggataagtacgtaaatgaatagagacagagaagcaaacacaggatgtacgtggttcacccagattggctacgtccacggagtagaggagttcttattagtagtgaagggcttacacaagtacaaaggatcaagctctcaatttagtgagttcttgtgaatgatttaacacaaaatggcattaggcaatattgtggggggatgacccctatttatagaaaaacttgtagctttgtcacattgacatgtgtcatgttatgattggttcttgatgttgacacgtgctgcgctctgattggcttctaatcttgacacgtgtcgagtagtgattggcctcctggtcggaggggaactcttctgggtccttgacagtatagcgttggccggtgctcggtagtttcgggattggtcaagtatggtacaaacagtgttcccctaagttcccgagtgagggaaactcctcggttggggacttgcaagatccaatcccttgagtaatcacgaaacttctaagtaccgaagtgtggtctgatcttcatctgcccttctctggaagtacctttcctccatccgggaatggtgtatttagctgatgttgacgcacaaggtaatgtatcaatttcacttgaagcttagttgtagtttcgggcttagtcaagtgtgatacaaaccctatagtaggagtcccccaagtcgccgagctaggagatctgccgaaagaggtgacagacaaggtaagcagtcaaacttccaagtaagcaacccaggatcagaggtttgacttcggcttccggttgattgttctccttctccttgtctctcattcaactgccaggataaggagaagcaaatggataagagatgatatgagatacttttgcttttgaagaagtaactttccacaggcttattcttgaactgtgctggagggttttctggtgcccttcagagtataaggtcgactcaaaaatttgagggtcaaaacaagtccatcaaatctagagtatgttcgaccttgatgatatgggatacttttgctgttgacggaataatgaatgtggtatggaaaggtgtcgtgctgtagtgatctgtttcagctcaccgttgaaccttctgcttcaatcttttgcatggcagaagtggtgtgcaacctttgcatttaaatggtccttcagaacattccttcatagtgactcatccacgcttggcagcttcagtgtaaagagccaatatctgatcaactgtcatgaggtatttgccggtggaattcgtgaccttgacagcagttgaggatgagtactcgagagcaatgctaagtaagcaaccaggcaaaggctccaggcagtcagttccaaattggaggtttgatttcaggttccgactgactgctctctttctccttgtcctgcaggtgtggacaaggacaaagacaaagacagggagaaagcatgatatgggatactcttgctttcgaccctgatgatatgagatactcttgttcttggtgtggcttatttgctgaggcattatcggggggaaataaagctgagtatttcgagaggttatgttgagggtgccttttcgaatgcgagaaagggttgagcatttttgcaggtttttctgtccgttgaggagggaggtcaatgtatatagggatttcccaataacaagtagtaatgctattcctttacccttcttggtcacagcaatgtagtgggagttgccagcttcacgtgttttaattttgtcagagcactttgaaaaagtggtatgtggtatctggaaagctgatgttacgtgtgaagattacagacaagcttt
Above is a window of Malus sylvestris chromosome 15, drMalSylv7.2, whole genome shotgun sequence DNA encoding:
- the LOC126601910 gene encoding protein CHROMATIN REMODELING 24-like isoform X4 — protein: MAEERKGGKKPESLNDSHYRLLQDLLSPPPPAAAANPSSTPAEGDKGEMEEVKPPIEGQRVHNLPHFSLADFDSSPEEKPSKVKIEGRRRLCKVSYRADSDHADKQPVLDEPNVSGIADYESPEVLKKNPSKTSANGGGNEIRDILDDLSSRLELLSIERRGARKADMVEGSNVSKTKGKETDAYLPSEPQQGSLAMKHDGQKKRETLWVDEKPKTVACPLVPKVVKSEVGVEDGCVFLSDNKIVKESGRQSGIVKEFYESDELIVIDDSTDDCALVTDSSITLNGLTSTYKLPGKIATMLFPHQRDGLKWLWSLHCQGKGGILGDDMGLGKTMQICSFVAGLFHSRLIKRVMVVAPKTLLSHWIKELSSVGLADKIREYYGTCAKARKYELQYVLQDKGILLTTYDIVRVNSKSLRGDDYVLDDGREDIIWDYMILDEGHLIKNPSTQRAKSLLEIPCGHRIIVSGTPLQNNLKELWALFNFCCPELLGDKKCFKEQFESLILRGNEKNASDREKRIGSTVAKELRERIKPFFLRRLKSEVFNEDNDQTSAKLSKKNEIIVWLRLTGCQRKLYEAFLKSELVLSAFDGSPLAALTILKKICDHPLLLTKRAAEDVLEEMDSMLKPDETCMAEKLAMYIADVAEREDFNEKHPNLSCKISFILSLLENLIPQGHNVLIFSQTRKMLNLIQESLVSNGYEFVRIDGTTKAIDRMRLVDDFQEGNGAPIFLLTSQVGGLGLTLTRADRVIVVDPAWNPSTDNQSVDRAYRIGQNKDVIVYRLMTCGTVEEKIYRKQIYKGGLFKTATEHKEQIRYFSQQDLRELFSLPKEGFDVSLTQQQLYEEHDHQHTMDKYFKSHIEFLETQGIAGVSHHSLLFSKTAPLPVAVGVEEEVERIRGALTAGSSFSSSLQERNVNGAEYAFMPKDVIINKKPSSPIDADKLTESEIKQRINRLSQTLANKAMVSRLPDKGEKIQKQIGELNSELYRLGKVEAQGNERNVIDLELNDDITGEFQRVVT
- the LOC126601910 gene encoding protein CHROMATIN REMODELING 24-like isoform X2, with the translated sequence MAEERKGGKKPESLNDSHYRLLQDLLSPPPPAAAANPSSTPAEGDKGEMEEVKPPIEGQRVHNLPHFSLADFDSSPEEEKPSKVKIEGRRRLCKVSYRADSDHADKQPVLDEPNVSGIADYESPEVLKKNPSKTSANGGGNEIRDILDDLSSRLELLSIERRGARKADMVEGSNVSKTKGKETDAYLPSEPQQGSLAMKHDGQKKRETLWVDEKPKTVACPLVPKVVKSEVGVEDGCVFLSDNKIVKESGRQSGIVKEFYESDELIVIDDSTDDCALVTDSSITLNGLTSTYKLPGKIATMLFPHQRDGLKWLWSLHCQGKGGILGDDMGLGKTMQICSFVAGLFHSRLIKRVMVVAPKTLLSHWIKELSSVGLADKIREYYGTCAKARKYELQYVLQDKGILLTTYDIVRVNSKSLRGDDYVLDDGREDIIWDYMILDEGHLIKNPSTQRAKSLLEIPCGHRIIVSGTPLQNNLKELWALFNFCCPELLGDKKCFKEQFESLILRGNEKNASDREKRIGSTVAKELRERIKPFFLRRLKSEVFNEDNDQTSAKLSKKNEIIVWLRLTGCQRKLYEAFLKSELVLSAFDGSPLAALTILKKICDHPLLLTKRAAEDVLEEMDSMLKPDETCMAEKLAMYIADVAEREDFNEKHPNLSCKISFILSLLENLIPQGHNVLIFSQTRKMLNLIQESLVSNGYEFVRIDGTTKAIDRMRLVDDFQEGNGAPIFLLTSQVGGLGLTLTRADRVIVVDPAWNPSTDNQSVDRAYRIGQNKDVIVYRLMTCGTVEEKIYRKQIYKGGLFKTATEHKEQIRYFSQQDLRELFSLPKEGFDVSLTQQQLYEEHDHQHTMDKYFKSHIEFLETQGIAGVSHHSLLFSKTAPLPVAVGVEEEVERIRGALTAGSSFSSSLQERNVNGAEYAFMPKDVIINKKPSSPIDADKLTESEIKQRINRLSQTLANKAMVSRLPDKGEKIQKQIGELNSELYRLGKVEAQGNERNVIDLELNDDITGEFQRVVT
- the LOC126601910 gene encoding protein CHROMATIN REMODELING 24-like isoform X1 produces the protein MAEERKGGKKPESLNDSHYRLLQDLLSPPPPAAAANPSSTPAAEGDKGEMEEVKPPIEGQRVHNLPHFSLADFDSSPEEEKPSKVKIEGRRRLCKVSYRADSDHADKQPVLDEPNVSGIADYESPEVLKKNPSKTSANGGGNEIRDILDDLSSRLELLSIERRGARKADMVEGSNVSKTKGKETDAYLPSEPQQGSLAMKHDGQKKRETLWVDEKPKTVACPLVPKVVKSEVGVEDGCVFLSDNKIVKESGRQSGIVKEFYESDELIVIDDSTDDCALVTDSSITLNGLTSTYKLPGKIATMLFPHQRDGLKWLWSLHCQGKGGILGDDMGLGKTMQICSFVAGLFHSRLIKRVMVVAPKTLLSHWIKELSSVGLADKIREYYGTCAKARKYELQYVLQDKGILLTTYDIVRVNSKSLRGDDYVLDDGREDIIWDYMILDEGHLIKNPSTQRAKSLLEIPCGHRIIVSGTPLQNNLKELWALFNFCCPELLGDKKCFKEQFESLILRGNEKNASDREKRIGSTVAKELRERIKPFFLRRLKSEVFNEDNDQTSAKLSKKNEIIVWLRLTGCQRKLYEAFLKSELVLSAFDGSPLAALTILKKICDHPLLLTKRAAEDVLEEMDSMLKPDETCMAEKLAMYIADVAEREDFNEKHPNLSCKISFILSLLENLIPQGHNVLIFSQTRKMLNLIQESLVSNGYEFVRIDGTTKAIDRMRLVDDFQEGNGAPIFLLTSQVGGLGLTLTRADRVIVVDPAWNPSTDNQSVDRAYRIGQNKDVIVYRLMTCGTVEEKIYRKQIYKGGLFKTATEHKEQIRYFSQQDLRELFSLPKEGFDVSLTQQQLYEEHDHQHTMDKYFKSHIEFLETQGIAGVSHHSLLFSKTAPLPVAVGVEEEVERIRGALTAGSSFSSSLQERNVNGAEYAFMPKDVIINKKPSSPIDADKLTESEIKQRINRLSQTLANKAMVSRLPDKGEKIQKQIGELNSELYRLGKVEAQGNERNVIDLELNDDITGEFQRVVT